One window of Centropristis striata isolate RG_2023a ecotype Rhode Island chromosome 23, C.striata_1.0, whole genome shotgun sequence genomic DNA carries:
- the itprid1 gene encoding protein ITPRID1 has protein sequence MWSRSSPALTRWNSHNSATSSHSGPLSVMDILNLWKDDPEEVLLDLGFGCDEPDLSGRIPARFINHQSQARGINLQVFLEAQKSRLDLENPDVSNRFRQLEVLQQVTTAFSSLVGSPLGKALPPEAQERRRRIGNLFRRASKKSLSQIHNAKTQDLATPAPSLQTPLSLGDTKVHVKKAKPGLLETVCLSPLAEEQGTGPDLLSSSLVAQEGAARPWPQKEGHPLTANAFLLRKRSPGQARESFEMEEASLTAAVHQRQHQHY, from the exons at GTGGAGCAGGTCGAGTCCAGCTCTGACCAGGTGGAACAGCCACAACTCAGCAACCTCAAGTCACTCTGGACCACTCAG TGTGATGGACATACTGAACCTGTGGAAGGACGACCCGGAGGAGGTTCTCCTGGATCTGGGCTTTGGCTGCGATGAACCAGACCTCTCTGGACGCATCCCAGCTCGATTCATCAATCACCAGTCTCAGGCAAGAGGAATAAATCTCCAAGTGTTTCTGGAGGCCCAGAAGAGCCGACTGGACCTGGAGAACCCTGATGTCAGCA ATCGTTTCAGACAGCTCGAGGTTCTCCAGCAGGTGACCACAGCGTTCTCCTCCTTGGTGGGTTCCCCACTAGGGAAAGCCCTGCCGCCCGAGGCCCAGGAGAGAAGGAGGCGCATTGGCAATCTGTTCAGGAGAGCATCGAAGAAGTCCCTCAGCCAAATCCACAATGCTAAAACCCAGGACCTAGCTACACCTGCTCCCTCGCTGCAGACTCCACTCAGCCTCGGAGACACAAAAGTCCACGTAAAAAAAGCCAAACCAGGACTTCTGGAGACTGTGTGTCTGAGCCCTCTGGCAGAGGAGCAAGGCACTGGCCCAGAccttctgtcttcttctttggtaGCCCAGGAGGGAGCAGCTAGACCCTGGCCCCAGAAGGAAGGACACCCCCTGACTGctaatgcctttttactgagGAAGAGGAGCCCGGGGCAGGCCAGGGAGTCATTTGAAATGGAAGAGGCAAGTCTAACTGCAGCAGTTCATCAAAGGCAACACCAACACTATTAA
- the LOC131962408 gene encoding uncharacterized protein LOC131962408 — protein MGDPNKIHSFDESSVTGSYTGAAEHLGVRGITRTNSCQSDSSGFLEEPFIPSLSQHATPGPELIKALSGLSGGSTDSQTSERPASPSPSVPPSPLFSPSLTSSSVDKPPLPPPSPSPVPPSVFSPSPSPVFCLPKPNLQNSETGTPLDQDQSLTIQSPRLSNPDPVFPFSLSATSSPTPPGGSEKIKTGDEHAPDAQMFTFCHESEGTAHSNASRPASTSSDLNSLFSTPTTMSSTQSGSPEKTEVSLHENSLSDSSLLPSDSSLPPSAHTDVHCQPSLASPPLTESISESLEHNNFPVFLSPDSETPSPLSFQLDNPSALSYVNLDSSEFEGFPTLPCLSPNPSSSQSHSDGLTDPSVGRLSGLTEQSVPQQDGPCCHVDNTDCFPDSPVRDVIKMNHLSLDVDDTHQRNGKGETEDERHADTVQTPEAVVYISDTESYASLSEGSRLVSEEVCNQTEIDPQVPSWSLHDELSTGTQPEDCQREINGLERESLRSSDVQEPHSRTEVEPKGLIQIESLDLVFQTSVDGSEGDNGEVDAFFQQLDTEGRAYWAEPIQVSNSTPEESASFEDSDRCPGNTDQTSQNGSASLDNTSSSPQAPFPPPSARPHLKPSSRSVSVQMSSSLSSHIVQRKDVPYTTDSKRTLLPNVLPLDTSTPFRAVQSWTDLQIQRNTLTNKLPHEAPYTVPKEETVPTSATETTQSSTLNFSSSPYFPGMATNGHMSVSVDKGLWPDEEEVDRIVEEKLWEGDHIDTMACCCSCDHLCTCCTHKQHNLGNIPYSLDELEEMMVCLQQFRSVLSNMEEQLSEDQAAVYSALSEQDRNKVRDIEDLRLAVKQEAAELEMQLNELAHHYDNSLKMKMHRLLDEQSTLCSQLRVFLPGATGTSSNQAPSRTVAVQCCLLPWSPPADGPSAPSAPVSSWSTWNPDSLREAPPGSECICEGLDCSPSKADKLDMMGFLQRVLGFLSETTSDL, from the exons atgggggacccaaacaaa ATCCACAGTTTTGATGAAAGCAGCGTCACTGGAAGCTACACAGGAGCAGCAGAACATTTAGGTg TGCGGGGAATCACAAGGACCAACAGCTGCCAGTCAGACAGCAGCGGCTTCTTAGAGGAACCGTTCATCCCTTCACTCTCTCAACACGCCACACCGGGACCTGAACTCATCAAG gctctgtcaggcctgtcaggaggaaGCACTGACAGCCAGACCAGTGAGAGGCCAGCCTCCCCCTCTCCTTCTGTCCCTCCATCTCCCCtgttctctccatctctgaccTCTTCTAGTGTTGACAAACCTCCGCTTCCCCCTCCAAGTCCCTCACCAGTGCCTCCATCAGTCTTTAGCCCTTCCCCATCTCCTGTCTTCTGTCTCCCAAAACCTAACCTGCAAAATTCAGAGACAGGGACGCCACTAGATCAAGATCAGTCGCTGACAATCCAATCTCCACGTCTCTCTAATCCTGACCCGgtttttcccttttctctctccgcTACGTCTTCCCCCACGCCACCTGGAGGGTCAGAGAAGATTAAAACAGGGGATGAGCATGCTCCAGACGCCCAAATGTTCACTTTCTGCCATGAGTCTGAAGGCACAGCACATTCAAATGCCTCTCGTCCTGCATCAACCTCTTCAGATTTGAATTCTCTATTTTCTACGCCGACGACTATGTCTTCTACACAGTCAGGTAGTCCAGAGAAGACTGAGGTGTCTTTACATGAGAACTCCCTCTCTGATTcatctctccttccctctgACTCCTCTTTACCTCCCTCTGCACATACTGATGTTCATTGTCAACCTTCTTTAGCATCTCCTCCACTAACTGAGTCCATCTCCGAGAGTCTAGAACACAATAACTTTCCCGTTTTCCTTTCCCCAGACTCCGAAAcaccctcccctctctcctttcAGCTTGACAATCCCTCAGCTCTATCCTATGTCAATCTGGACTCCTCTGAGTTTGAAGGTTTTCCCACACTGCCTTGCCTTTCCCCCAACCCTTCGTCATCACAGTCACATTCAGACGGACTGACAGATCCATCTGTTGGAAGACTTTCCGGCCTGACGGAGCAGTCCGTCCCCCAACAGGATGGACCATGTTGTCATGTTGACAACACAGACTGTTTTCCAGACTCTCCTGTCCGAGACGTTATTAAAATGAATCACCTATCTTTGGACGTTGACGATACCCATCAGAGGAATggaaaaggagagacagaggatgAGAGACATGCTGACACTGTGCAGACTCCAGAGGCTGTTGTTTACATCTCAGATACGGAGAGTTATGCAAGTCTGTCAGAGGGTTCTAGATTAGTCTCGGAGGAAGTATGTAACCAAACAGAAATAGACCCACAGGTCCCGTCCTGGAGTTTGCATGATGAGCTTTCAACTGGAACACAACCGGAAGATTGTCAAAGGGAAATTAATGGCTTGGAACGTGAATCCCTCAGAAGTTCTGATGTGCAGGAGCCACACAGTAGAACTGAAGTCGAGCCAAAGGGTCTGATCCAGATTGAGAGCTTAGATCTGGTGTTTCAAACCTCAGTGGATGGTTCAGAAGGTGACAATGGAGAGGTGGACGCCTTTTTTCAGCAACTTGATACTGAAGGTCGAGCTTATTGGGCAGAACCCATACAGGTCTCCAATTCAACCCCTGAAGAGTCAGCCAGCTTTGAAGACTCAGACAGATGtcctggaaacactgaccagACGTCTCAAAATGGATCCGCCTCTTTAGATAATACCTCCTCCTCGCCCCAAGCTCCATTCCCACCCCCCTCTGCAAGGCCACATCTCAAACCATCCAGCCGCTCTGTTTCTGTCCAGATGTCTTCATCTCTATCTTCTCATATTGTCCAGAGGAAGGATGTTCCCTACACGACTGACTCAAAACGCACCCTTCTCCCTAATGTTCTCCCTTTGGATACTTCCACCCCTTTCCGGGCTGTCCAGTCATGGACGGACCTGCAAATTCAACGAAACACTCTCACCAATAAGTTACCGCATGAGGCTCCTTACACTGTCCCAAAGGAAGAAACCGTACCGACAAGTGCCACAGAAACGACACAAAGTTCGACACTGAACTTCTCTTCATCTCCATATTTCCCCGGGATGGCTACAAATGGCCAtatgtctgtctctgtggataAAGGGCTTTGGCCGGATGAGGAAGAGGTAGACAGGATTGTTGAAGAGAAGCTTTGGGAGGGCGATCACATAGACACCATGGCATGCTGCTGCTCCTGTGATCACCTGTGTACCTGTTGTACTCACAAGCAACACAATCTGGGGAACATTCCT TACTCTCTGGATGAGTTGGAGGAGATGATGGTGTGTCTGCAGCAGTTTCGTTCTGTGCTCAGCAACATGGAGGAGCAGCTCTCTGAAGACCAGGCTGCAGTTTACAGTGCTCTCTCTGAACAGGACAG gaacaAGGTCCGGGATATAGAAGACTTGAGGCTAGCAGTGAAACAGGAGGCTGCAGAATTGGAGATGCAGTTGAATGAACTGGCCCATCACTATGACAACAGCTTGAAAATG AAGATGCACAGACTGTTGGATGAGCAGTCGACCCTCTGCTCTCAGCTCAGAGTCTTTCTACCTGGAGCGACGGGAACATCATCTAACCAGGCTCCCAGCAGGACGGTAGCCGTCCAGTGCTGCCTGCTGCCCTGGAGCCCTCCAGCTGATGGTCCCAGTGCTCCCAGtgctcctgtctcctcctggaGCACCTGGAACCCAGACTCCCTCAGAGAGGCTCCTCCTGGGTCAGAGTGTATCTGCGAGGGCTTGGACTGTTCTCCCTCCAAGGCAGACAAGCTGGACATGATGGGCTTCCTGCAGAGA GTTTTAGGGTTTCTGTCTGAGACGACATCTGACTTATGA
- the ppp1r17 gene encoding protein phosphatase 1, regulatory subunit 17-like, with amino-acid sequence MFHSNRTGVENRTLYQVLFFGQCNSLSDCLTDKEVDGKPEMEDDKEEEEEEEEEEEEEEALGPENQDEDQKKKPRRKDTPVLYSPPLIPGVKLLKAEKQMVHLEDEEKDVKD; translated from the exons ATGTTTCATTCCAACAGAACAGGTGTGGAAAACAGAACACTTTATCAAGTTCTGTTCTTTGGACAGTGTAACAGTTTGTCTGACTGTTTGACAGACAAAGAGGTGGACGGCAAGCCAGAGATGGAGGACgataaagaggaggaggaagaggaggaagaggaggaagaggaggaagaggctcTGGGACCAGAAAATCAGGACGAAGaccagaagaagaaacctcGCAGAAAGGACACACCTGTCCTCTACTCTCCTCCACTTATACcag GAGTGAAACTGCTGAAAGCTGAGAAACAGATGGTTCACCTAGAGGACGAGGAGAAAGATGTGAAAgattaa